From Pseudothermotoga thermarum DSM 5069, a single genomic window includes:
- a CDS encoding aspartate aminotransferase family protein, with protein sequence MSHLVGVYRYFNLEIERASGIYLYTKDGKKFIDTFSGIGVLAFGHGDLDIQKAIVEKVSRYTHLSNFFLDEDAETVASKLVEKVGKDGKVFFANSGTEANEAALKAVKKFKKGLILSFQGNFHGRTIGSLSITGFEKLREPFEPLLEGVVILPHNDVEKFLDFVEKHHAEISAIFVEPLLGSGGIKPLSSKMAEAIMYAKREYGIVLVVDEVQAGLGRTGKFFCYEHFNLEPDVITVAKALGGGLPLAAVIFTGDLKEVFTYSQHGSTFAPNPVALSAAKVVLEKLTNQLVSEVREKGDYFKKKLSLIQSEAVRDVRGLGLMIGVEVSVDGDILKESALNHGLLLNIVGGNVVRFLPALNITYDQIDEIVELFEKSLREVSGERDRAKKNLAPTS encoded by the coding sequence GTGAGTCATCTGGTGGGGGTTTACAGGTATTTCAATTTGGAAATTGAGCGAGCAAGTGGTATTTACTTGTACACCAAAGATGGCAAAAAGTTTATAGATACCTTCTCAGGGATAGGAGTTCTTGCCTTCGGTCACGGTGATTTGGACATACAAAAAGCTATAGTCGAAAAAGTTTCAAGGTACACGCACTTATCGAACTTTTTTCTCGATGAGGATGCTGAAACAGTTGCTTCAAAACTGGTTGAAAAGGTCGGTAAAGACGGCAAAGTATTCTTTGCAAATTCTGGTACTGAAGCAAACGAGGCAGCTTTGAAAGCTGTCAAAAAATTCAAAAAGGGGTTAATACTTTCCTTTCAAGGCAACTTTCACGGTAGAACCATTGGTTCGTTGTCTATAACAGGTTTTGAAAAGCTTAGAGAACCTTTTGAGCCTTTACTTGAAGGTGTAGTGATTTTACCTCACAACGATGTTGAAAAATTCTTAGATTTTGTTGAAAAACATCATGCTGAAATTTCCGCTATCTTTGTTGAACCACTTCTTGGAAGCGGTGGTATAAAACCTCTTTCCAGCAAAATGGCAGAAGCCATAATGTATGCAAAGCGTGAGTATGGAATAGTTTTAGTTGTCGATGAGGTTCAAGCTGGACTTGGAAGAACTGGTAAATTCTTCTGTTACGAGCATTTCAACCTCGAACCAGATGTAATAACCGTTGCAAAAGCTTTGGGAGGAGGACTTCCGCTTGCAGCAGTTATTTTCACAGGTGATTTGAAGGAAGTTTTTACTTACTCTCAGCATGGTTCCACCTTTGCTCCAAATCCAGTGGCACTTTCTGCCGCAAAAGTTGTGCTTGAGAAGTTGACAAATCAGCTTGTAAGCGAGGTCAGGGAAAAAGGTGACTATTTCAAAAAGAAGTTGAGCTTGATTCAAAGTGAAGCGGTACGGGATGTAAGGGGATTGGGGTTGATGATAGGTGTGGAAGTAAGCGTCGATGGGGATATATTGAAAGAAAGTGCATTAAATCACGGTCTTTTACTGAACATAGTTGGGGGGAATGTGGTTAGATTTTTACCGGCTTTAAACATAACTTATGATCAAATCGATGAGATCGTCGAATTATTTGAAAAAAGTTTGAGGGAGGTATCTGGTGAGAGAGATAGAGCTAAGAAGAATCTTGCACCAACATCCTGA
- the gcvPA gene encoding aminomethyl-transferring glycine dehydrogenase subunit GcvPA, protein MYPYIPHTEEDIKKMLETIGVDSIEELYLDVPKTVSKLNLPEGKDEFSVYRILKQMASSNKVVEKEKIFLGAGIYAHHIPQVVKALASRPEFVTAYTPYQAEVSQGTLQALFEYQTMICELTGMEVANSSMYDGASALAEAVLMAHRINSKSKVLISEAVHPEYVQTCRTYASAQNIFFEMIPVDETGMTSVEALKQKVDEDTCAVVVQYPNFFGVIEDLKVIKDAIKDAVFIVVAEPISLAILEPPGSFGADIVVGDGQPLGIEMNYGGPTVGFFATLEKHVRKMPGRIIGQTKDLEGKTGYVMILQAREQHIRREKATSNICTNHALMALTNAIYMSVLGPEGLKEVAKRCYTNAHYLAEKFEKIGLKRVFNGEFFNEFVVRVSNDYEAKWRKIFEKGFLGPLPLGWYFEKFKDCALACATEVNTKDSMDEFVEVLESDLS, encoded by the coding sequence ATGTATCCTTACATTCCTCACACCGAGGAAGATATAAAAAAGATGCTTGAAACGATTGGTGTTGATTCTATCGAAGAGCTTTATTTAGACGTTCCAAAGACTGTTTCGAAGCTTAATCTTCCTGAGGGTAAAGATGAATTTTCTGTTTATCGAATCTTAAAGCAAATGGCATCTTCGAACAAAGTCGTTGAGAAAGAGAAAATTTTCCTTGGAGCAGGGATTTATGCTCATCACATTCCACAAGTGGTGAAGGCTCTTGCAAGCCGGCCAGAGTTTGTAACTGCTTACACTCCTTATCAAGCCGAAGTATCCCAAGGAACTCTTCAAGCTTTGTTTGAGTACCAAACGATGATTTGTGAATTAACTGGGATGGAAGTCGCCAATTCTTCGATGTACGACGGAGCGAGCGCTTTGGCCGAAGCAGTTTTGATGGCTCACAGGATAAACTCAAAGTCAAAGGTTTTGATAAGCGAAGCTGTTCATCCAGAATACGTGCAAACTTGTCGAACTTATGCTTCGGCTCAAAATATATTCTTTGAAATGATTCCAGTTGATGAAACCGGAATGACAAGTGTTGAAGCGCTAAAGCAAAAAGTTGACGAAGACACCTGTGCTGTCGTTGTTCAATATCCAAACTTCTTTGGCGTGATAGAGGATTTAAAGGTTATAAAGGACGCAATAAAAGATGCGGTTTTCATTGTTGTTGCAGAACCAATTTCTCTTGCGATCCTTGAGCCACCAGGAAGTTTTGGGGCAGACATAGTGGTTGGAGATGGCCAACCTTTGGGGATAGAGATGAACTACGGTGGACCAACCGTTGGATTTTTTGCAACGCTTGAAAAGCATGTCAGAAAGATGCCAGGTAGGATAATCGGTCAGACCAAGGACTTAGAAGGAAAAACAGGTTATGTGATGATCCTTCAAGCCAGAGAACAACACATAAGAAGGGAAAAGGCTACTTCAAACATCTGCACCAACCATGCGTTGATGGCTCTCACCAATGCGATTTACATGAGTGTTCTTGGTCCTGAGGGATTGAAAGAAGTGGCTAAAAGATGTTATACCAACGCTCATTACTTGGCAGAAAAGTTTGAAAAAATTGGTTTGAAAAGAGTTTTCAATGGAGAGTTTTTCAACGAATTTGTTGTGAGAGTTTCAAACGATTACGAAGCCAAGTGGAGAAAGATTTTCGAAAAAGGTTTTCTTGGTCCTCTCCCACTTGGCTGGTACTTTGAGAAATTCAAAGATTGCGCACTTGCCTGTGCCACTGAGGTGAACACAAAAGATTCCATGGATGAATTTGTCGAGGTTTTGGAGAGTGATCTATCATGA
- the gcvT gene encoding glycine cleavage system aminomethyltransferase GcvT, whose product MNKTPLYESHLSLGAKMVDFAGWLMPLQYEGITAEVMAVRRNVAVFDVSHMGEIIVEGEDTAKFLDHILTNNFSTLKVGQVVYSVMCNQNGGIIDDLLAYRLGENKAMLVVNAANTKKDYEWIVQNAKNFKVTVKDESFSFGLIAVQGPTSESFLSKYLPDLSTLGYYSFASYVLFGKNCLVSRTGYTGEDGFEIYCKWEETPFIWEQLLDRGKEFGIKPAGLGARDVCRLEASYMLYGNDIDETVTPLEAGLGWTVKFEKDFIGKESLLKQKENGVKRRIRGLKLDGRRIARHGMKVYKDGVEIGYITSGTFSPTLEESIAFGMLYGDLKVGDEVQVDVRGSMVLAKIVKLPFYRGTVKSR is encoded by the coding sequence ATGAACAAAACTCCTCTTTATGAAAGCCATCTTTCTTTGGGTGCGAAAATGGTTGATTTTGCAGGATGGCTCATGCCTTTGCAATACGAAGGCATAACTGCCGAGGTTATGGCTGTTAGAAGAAATGTGGCTGTGTTTGATGTTTCACACATGGGTGAGATAATCGTTGAAGGAGAGGATACCGCGAAGTTTTTGGACCACATTTTGACCAACAATTTTTCCACTCTAAAGGTTGGACAGGTAGTGTATTCAGTTATGTGCAATCAAAACGGTGGAATAATCGACGATTTGCTTGCTTACAGGCTTGGTGAAAACAAAGCGATGTTGGTTGTCAACGCGGCAAACACAAAGAAAGATTACGAGTGGATTGTTCAAAATGCCAAAAATTTCAAAGTTACTGTGAAAGATGAAAGCTTTTCCTTCGGACTGATCGCCGTTCAAGGACCAACTTCTGAGAGTTTTCTTTCAAAATACCTGCCAGATCTTTCGACTTTGGGATATTACAGCTTTGCAAGTTACGTGCTGTTTGGTAAAAATTGTCTTGTTTCAAGAACTGGTTATACTGGAGAAGACGGTTTTGAAATTTACTGCAAGTGGGAAGAAACTCCTTTCATTTGGGAACAGCTTCTTGATCGAGGAAAAGAATTTGGCATAAAGCCAGCAGGACTGGGTGCAAGGGATGTCTGCCGGCTTGAAGCTTCTTACATGCTGTATGGAAACGATATCGACGAAACAGTTACGCCTTTGGAGGCTGGACTTGGGTGGACCGTAAAGTTTGAAAAGGATTTCATTGGCAAGGAAAGTTTGCTCAAGCAGAAAGAAAATGGTGTGAAAAGAAGAATAAGGGGTTTGAAACTTGATGGTAGAAGGATTGCAAGACATGGTATGAAAGTTTACAAGGACGGTGTGGAGATAGGTTACATCACAAGCGGAACTTTTTCACCAACCTTGGAAGAATCCATAGCGTTTGGAATGCTTTACGGGGATTTGAAGGTTGGAGATGAGGTTCAGGTTGATGTAAGAGGAAGTATGGTTTTGGCTAAAATAGTTAAGCTACCATTCTATCGAGGAACGGTGAAAAGTCGCTAG
- a CDS encoding 5' nucleotidase, NT5C type, which yields MIDVDDVLTNFNRAFLEIANRLFSTPIDVEITVWEFHKCVPGLDLEKEMKVWEEIENTEDFYEKLPLYASQEDIQILKDVVNKKLAEVYLITARFPVKGKSVEEQTKNWVKKHIGLDLPVIVTSSKGKKCQKLGISIALDDAPHHIKDLIDHGIPTVVMDWPYNRYLNGLPRVRSLKEFLEKYLFSG from the coding sequence ATGATAGACGTGGACGATGTGTTGACAAACTTCAATCGAGCTTTCCTTGAAATAGCAAATAGACTTTTTTCCACTCCAATTGATGTTGAAATAACCGTTTGGGAATTTCACAAATGCGTTCCTGGACTTGATTTGGAAAAGGAAATGAAGGTCTGGGAGGAGATAGAGAATACAGAGGATTTTTACGAAAAATTGCCGCTTTACGCAAGCCAAGAAGATATACAGATTTTGAAAGATGTCGTGAACAAAAAATTAGCGGAAGTTTATTTGATCACTGCACGCTTTCCTGTGAAAGGCAAAAGCGTCGAAGAGCAAACCAAAAATTGGGTTAAAAAGCATATTGGATTGGACTTGCCTGTAATTGTAACTTCGAGCAAAGGTAAAAAATGTCAGAAACTTGGCATTTCGATAGCTTTGGACGATGCACCACATCATATAAAAGATTTGATAGATCACGGTATACCAACGGTTGTCATGGATTGGCCGTACAATAGGTATTTGAACGGTCTTCCAAGGGTAAGATCGCTTAAAGAATTTTTGGAGAAATACCTGTTTAGCGGTTAA
- the pfkA gene encoding 6-phosphofructokinase, producing MKTIAVLTSGGDSPGMNAAIRAVVRVGIRSGLKVVGIERGYCGLIDGTFKEMTFASVAGITEKGGTILRTSRCGEFYTPEGRAKAAEQLKKAKIDGLVVIGGEGSLTGAKILHEEYGIPIVGIPGTIDNDIAETDMCVGVDTCLNTVVDAIQKLKDTATSHERAFIVEVMGRESGYIALMAAIATGAEAAVIPEIPIDYDKLAARLLEERKRGKINCIIVVAEGAGGAINVAKNLQDKIGYETRISILGHIQRGGSPSAFDRLLATRMGAEAVKALLDGEKCVMIGLKMGKMVRVSLEKVIGRKKELDLSLYDLALILS from the coding sequence ATGAAAACAATAGCCGTTTTGACAAGCGGAGGAGATTCGCCTGGAATGAACGCAGCGATAAGAGCTGTCGTTCGGGTTGGCATAAGAAGCGGTTTAAAAGTCGTTGGAATAGAGCGGGGATACTGTGGTTTGATAGATGGAACTTTCAAAGAAATGACTTTTGCTTCCGTCGCAGGAATTACGGAAAAGGGCGGTACCATTCTTCGAACAAGTCGTTGCGGTGAATTCTACACTCCCGAAGGAAGAGCGAAGGCTGCTGAACAGCTGAAAAAAGCAAAAATAGATGGACTAGTTGTAATAGGTGGAGAAGGAAGTTTAACAGGCGCAAAAATTCTTCACGAAGAATACGGCATACCGATTGTTGGGATACCAGGAACAATAGACAACGACATAGCCGAAACCGATATGTGCGTCGGTGTTGATACGTGTTTAAACACTGTGGTTGATGCGATACAAAAGTTGAAAGACACTGCCACTTCTCACGAAAGAGCTTTCATCGTGGAAGTCATGGGAAGAGAATCAGGTTACATAGCGCTGATGGCTGCAATTGCAACTGGAGCAGAAGCTGCCGTTATACCCGAGATACCGATCGATTACGATAAACTGGCGGCGAGATTGCTTGAGGAAAGAAAGAGGGGTAAGATAAACTGCATAATCGTTGTTGCAGAAGGTGCTGGCGGAGCAATCAACGTTGCCAAAAACCTTCAAGACAAAATAGGTTATGAAACAAGGATTTCTATTCTTGGTCATATACAACGCGGTGGTAGTCCGAGCGCTTTTGACAGGCTTCTTGCCACAAGAATGGGTGCAGAAGCCGTGAAAGCGCTCTTGGACGGAGAAAAATGCGTGATGATCGGTTTAAAAATGGGAAAAATGGTCAGGGTATCTTTGGAAAAAGTGATAGGCAGAAAAAAGGAGCTTGACCTATCCTTGTACGATCTGGCTTTGATCCTATCCTGA
- a CDS encoding putative signal transducing protein, translating to MGTLWKILFEQIDFTTANLIKALLEDNGVEVVIKSAKEFDPVIFGQGGMVQILVKEEDFEKAQQLLKEAQADEQNSSL from the coding sequence ATGGGTACGTTGTGGAAAATCCTTTTTGAACAGATCGATTTTACAACCGCAAATTTGATCAAAGCACTTCTTGAGGACAACGGTGTAGAAGTGGTGATTAAATCTGCCAAGGAGTTTGATCCTGTTATCTTCGGTCAAGGTGGTATGGTTCAAATACTTGTCAAGGAAGAAGATTTTGAGAAAGCACAGCAATTGTTGAAGGAGGCGCAAGCTGATGAACAAAACTCCTCTTTATGA
- the dapD gene encoding 2,3,4,5-tetrahydropyridine-2,6-dicarboxylate N-acetyltransferase: MTTEAIIRLIATSRKRTPVVAYVKGELDKVKFENLRFFGDERFGIVLGEYEDFVRFVEANRKFLDDFYVEVKARNSALPLADLTKYNARIEPGAIIRDLVEIGDGAVIMMGAIINVGAKIGEKTMIDMNAVIGGRAIIGKNCHIGAGAVIAGVIEPPSAKPVVIEDDVIIGANAVVLEGVTVGRGAVVAAGAVVINDVEPYTVVAGVPARFIKKVDEKTREKTQIVEALRNLKNEGRVSSESSGGGLQVFQFGN; this comes from the coding sequence CTGACGACAGAAGCCATTATTCGTTTGATCGCCACATCTAGGAAAAGAACCCCTGTTGTTGCTTACGTGAAAGGTGAGTTGGACAAAGTGAAATTTGAAAATCTGCGTTTTTTTGGTGACGAGCGTTTTGGCATCGTTTTAGGGGAGTATGAAGATTTTGTGAGATTCGTCGAGGCAAACAGAAAATTTTTAGATGACTTTTACGTTGAAGTGAAAGCTAGAAACTCTGCCCTACCGCTGGCTGATCTAACGAAGTACAACGCTCGCATAGAACCTGGAGCCATAATAAGAGACCTTGTGGAAATTGGAGATGGAGCAGTTATAATGATGGGAGCGATAATAAACGTTGGTGCTAAAATTGGTGAAAAAACAATGATCGACATGAATGCTGTGATAGGTGGCAGGGCTATCATCGGTAAGAATTGTCACATCGGTGCAGGTGCAGTCATAGCAGGTGTCATAGAGCCACCAAGCGCCAAACCCGTTGTCATAGAAGATGACGTGATAATTGGTGCCAACGCAGTTGTGTTAGAAGGAGTAACCGTTGGAAGGGGTGCTGTTGTGGCAGCTGGTGCTGTTGTGATCAACGATGTTGAACCTTACACAGTTGTGGCTGGAGTACCGGCTAGGTTCATCAAAAAAGTGGATGAAAAGACCAGAGAAAAAACTCAGATCGTTGAAGCTTTGAGAAATCTCAAAAACGAAGGGAGAGTTTCAAGTGAGTCATCTGGTGGGGGTTTACAGGTATTTCAATTTGGAAATTGA
- the gcvPB gene encoding aminomethyl-transferring glycine dehydrogenase subunit GcvPB — MTIFEKSAPGRKAFKLPKNDLEEVEIKIPEHLKRKKPLMLPEVSEPEVVRHYTNLAYKNYSVDKGFYPLGSCTMKYNPKLNEAVVAFEGFYGIHPYQPWESTQGALKLMYELKEYLCEITGMDDMTLQPAAGAHGELVGMLIARAYHLSKGDVKRRIALVPDSAHGTNPASAAMAGFEVVELKSTQDGLVDLDELKKHLNDEVAVLMLTNPNTLGLFEKDILEIAKMIHDAGALLYYDGANLNAIMGRTRPGDMGFDIVHLNLHKTFSTPHGMGGPGSGPVGVKAFLKDFLPIPVIRKDGERYYLDFNVPKTIGRVRSFYGNFLVMVKAYTYILSMGSDGLEHASKMAVLNANYLRKLVSKYFDIASPRVCMHEFVVDGSKFVKQTGVRILDVAKRLLDYGVHAPTIYFPLIVHEAMMVEPTETESKETLDHFAAVLEKIVEEAKTKPEVVKTAPHTTPVRRLDDVSATKYPVFRYKK; from the coding sequence ATGACCATCTTTGAAAAATCCGCTCCAGGTAGAAAGGCTTTCAAACTTCCAAAAAATGACCTTGAAGAGGTTGAAATCAAAATTCCAGAGCATTTGAAAAGAAAGAAACCCTTAATGCTTCCAGAAGTTTCCGAGCCAGAAGTGGTTAGACATTACACGAATTTGGCTTACAAAAATTATTCGGTTGACAAAGGGTTTTATCCACTTGGTTCGTGCACCATGAAGTACAATCCAAAACTCAACGAAGCTGTGGTAGCGTTTGAGGGATTTTATGGAATACATCCTTACCAGCCATGGGAAAGTACGCAAGGCGCTTTGAAGTTGATGTACGAACTTAAAGAGTACCTTTGCGAGATAACTGGAATGGACGATATGACTTTGCAGCCAGCTGCAGGAGCACATGGAGAACTTGTTGGAATGCTCATAGCAAGAGCTTACCATTTGTCAAAAGGGGATGTTAAAAGACGCATCGCCTTGGTCCCTGATTCAGCACATGGAACAAACCCGGCTTCCGCAGCCATGGCTGGTTTTGAAGTCGTTGAGTTGAAATCAACGCAAGATGGATTGGTCGACTTGGATGAGCTAAAAAAACACTTAAACGACGAAGTTGCAGTTTTGATGCTCACTAACCCAAACACCTTGGGACTTTTTGAAAAGGACATTCTTGAAATAGCAAAAATGATACACGATGCAGGAGCGCTTCTTTACTACGACGGAGCTAACCTGAACGCGATAATGGGTAGAACTAGACCAGGCGACATGGGTTTTGACATAGTCCATCTAAACCTTCATAAAACCTTCTCAACGCCGCATGGGATGGGAGGACCTGGAAGCGGTCCTGTCGGCGTGAAAGCTTTCTTGAAAGATTTTCTACCAATACCTGTCATTAGGAAGGATGGAGAAAGGTACTACCTTGACTTCAACGTTCCAAAGACCATAGGAAGAGTTAGAAGCTTTTACGGTAACTTCTTGGTTATGGTAAAGGCTTACACTTACATTCTTTCGATGGGTAGCGATGGGCTTGAACATGCTTCAAAAATGGCTGTCCTGAACGCAAATTACCTGAGAAAGCTTGTTTCAAAGTATTTCGACATAGCTTCACCAAGGGTTTGCATGCACGAATTTGTCGTAGATGGAAGTAAGTTTGTCAAACAAACTGGTGTTAGAATACTTGACGTTGCAAAAAGGCTTTTGGACTATGGAGTTCACGCGCCAACGATTTACTTTCCATTGATAGTTCACGAAGCGATGATGGTTGAACCAACGGAAACTGAAAGCAAAGAAACTTTGGACCACTTTGCCGCGGTGTTAGAAAAAATAGTAGAGGAAGCCAAAACCAAACCGGAAGTTGTCAAAACAGCTCCTCATACTACCCCTGTGAGAAGATTGGACGATGTTAGCGCAACCAAATATCCTGTTTTCAGATACAAAAAGTAA
- the pfp gene encoding diphosphate--fructose-6-phosphate 1-phosphotransferase, whose amino-acid sequence MAEKLGILVGGGPAPGINSVINAVTIAAITSGVDVVGIYDGFEHLMKGRTDMVRPLTISDVSRIHTEGGSILRTSRANPTKNPEDLERAVKALKELNIRYLVTIGGDDTAFSASAVSKASNHEIYVAHVPKTIDNDLPLPGDMPTFGYETARHVGAELVYNLMQDSRTTNRWYFVVVMGRRAGHLALGIGMSASATLTLIGEEFRKDKITLAEVCDVLEAAIIKRRILGRKDGVAVIAEGIGELIDPKEFEQIPGVVVERDPHGHIRLSEIPLATILKREIQKRFEQRGEKITIVDVTLGYELRCARPIPFDIDYTRTLGYGAVRFLLNEASPEKPGGLVCLDQGRIRIMPFEELIDPKTGRTKVRLVDLESERYKVARKYMIRLTKQDLEDPVTLRNLAAAAKMSAEEFVRKFSAAAEI is encoded by the coding sequence GTGGCAGAAAAGCTTGGGATTTTAGTTGGTGGTGGACCGGCACCTGGTATCAACAGTGTTATAAACGCCGTTACGATTGCCGCCATCACAAGTGGTGTTGATGTTGTTGGAATCTACGATGGGTTTGAACATCTCATGAAAGGCAGAACCGACATGGTTCGACCTTTGACCATTTCCGATGTCTCGCGAATCCATACCGAAGGTGGATCAATACTTCGAACTTCCAGAGCCAATCCAACAAAAAATCCGGAAGATTTGGAAAGAGCGGTTAAAGCTTTAAAAGAACTTAACATTCGCTACCTTGTCACAATTGGTGGGGATGACACGGCTTTCTCCGCTTCAGCCGTTTCTAAGGCAAGCAACCACGAAATATACGTTGCACATGTCCCAAAAACAATAGACAACGATTTGCCTCTTCCAGGGGACATGCCAACCTTCGGTTATGAAACTGCTAGACACGTTGGAGCAGAACTTGTTTACAACCTGATGCAAGATTCAAGAACAACCAACCGCTGGTATTTCGTCGTAGTCATGGGAAGAAGGGCAGGACACCTTGCACTTGGGATAGGAATGTCTGCAAGCGCCACTTTGACCTTGATAGGAGAGGAATTCAGAAAAGATAAAATAACCTTGGCCGAGGTTTGCGACGTCCTTGAAGCGGCGATAATAAAAAGAAGAATTCTTGGAAGAAAAGATGGTGTAGCGGTCATCGCAGAAGGTATAGGAGAATTAATAGATCCAAAAGAGTTTGAGCAAATACCAGGAGTTGTCGTTGAAAGAGATCCCCATGGTCACATAAGACTCTCTGAAATTCCACTTGCCACCATTCTCAAAAGAGAAATTCAAAAACGCTTTGAACAAAGGGGAGAAAAAATAACAATAGTCGATGTGACACTTGGCTATGAGCTAAGATGCGCAAGACCAATTCCGTTTGACATCGATTACACAAGGACACTTGGCTATGGTGCCGTTAGATTTCTCTTGAACGAAGCTTCACCTGAAAAACCTGGTGGATTGGTTTGTTTGGACCAAGGCCGCATAAGAATTATGCCCTTTGAAGAACTGATCGATCCAAAAACTGGTAGAACAAAAGTCAGGTTGGTCGATCTGGAATCAGAACGCTACAAAGTTGCTCGAAAATACATGATCAGGCTAACAAAGCAAGATCTTGAAGATCCAGTTACGCTTAGAAACCTTGCGGCAGCGGCAAAAATGAGCGCAGAAGAGTTCGTCAGAAAATTCTCGGCAGCTGCGGAAATCTAG
- a CDS encoding HAD family hydrolase, translating to MKAILFDYDGTLALVDEDQFAKAYFERLKNFVQKGYSVSISSKDVLDCVEHIISNANGKTNNFSRFLKCFSARFKVSIDWEKVFNDFYTSDEFENLKVFVKPNLNVIKVLLKAKESGLKTVLATNPVFPMVAIKRRLNWIDLDEKDFDLITAMENFHYCKPDPRYFLQICFLLNVEPKDCVMVGNDDYFDKACEKVGVTFKHVSEIEKLQF from the coding sequence ATGAAAGCTATCTTGTTTGACTACGATGGAACGTTAGCTTTAGTTGATGAAGATCAGTTTGCAAAGGCATACTTTGAACGCTTGAAAAATTTTGTTCAAAAAGGGTATTCCGTCAGCATTAGCAGCAAAGACGTGCTTGATTGCGTTGAACACATAATATCGAATGCGAATGGAAAAACGAATAATTTCTCGAGGTTTTTGAAATGTTTTTCAGCAAGGTTTAAGGTTAGTATAGATTGGGAAAAGGTTTTCAACGATTTTTACACGAGTGATGAGTTTGAGAACTTAAAAGTTTTTGTAAAACCAAATTTGAACGTTATCAAAGTGCTTTTGAAAGCTAAAGAAAGTGGTTTGAAAACTGTGTTGGCCACCAACCCGGTTTTCCCAATGGTTGCCATTAAAAGGCGTTTGAATTGGATTGATTTGGATGAAAAAGATTTCGATTTGATAACTGCAATGGAAAACTTTCATTATTGCAAGCCTGACCCGAGGTATTTTTTGCAAATCTGCTTTTTGTTGAACGTTGAACCAAAAGATTGCGTCATGGTTGGCAACGATGATTATTTTGACAAAGCTTGTGAAAAAGTAGGGGTTACATTCAAACACGTGTCTGAAATAGAAAAGCTGCAATTTTAA
- the gcvH gene encoding glycine cleavage system protein GcvH: MKKFAKTHEWIEVSGNIATVGISVYAQEKLGDVVYVDLPKVGKEVKKGEVVLTIESVKAAGEVYAPVSGKIVEVNEKLNNQPELINKDAEGEGWIVKIEMTNPAELSDLMDEASYRKFCEEEG; this comes from the coding sequence GTGAAGAAATTTGCAAAAACTCACGAATGGATTGAAGTCAGTGGAAATATTGCCACGGTGGGTATTTCTGTGTATGCCCAAGAAAAACTTGGAGACGTTGTTTACGTTGATCTTCCAAAAGTAGGAAAAGAGGTGAAAAAAGGAGAAGTTGTTTTGACGATCGAATCGGTAAAAGCCGCAGGAGAAGTTTATGCACCTGTCAGTGGAAAGATCGTTGAGGTCAACGAAAAGCTCAACAACCAGCCTGAACTGATAAACAAAGACGCGGAAGGTGAAGGTTGGATCGTCAAAATAGAAATGACAAATCCCGCAGAATTGAGCGATTTGATGGATGAGGCTTCTTACAGAAAATTCTGTGAGGAGGAAGGTTGA